Genomic DNA from Haloplanus aerogenes:
GATCTTGTAGCTCCCCTCGGCCGATTCGATCCGGTGATCGCCGATCGCCGCGACGACTTCGGTCCCCGTCACCGGGAACGTCAGCGCTTCGAGTGACGCCTCGAAATCCGCGAGTTCCGCCGCGTCCACCGGAGGCTCTATTTCGTCGCCGCGCTCCAGTTCTGTGGCGACCTCACGCTCTTGCTGGCGCCGCTCAGCGTCTTGTGCTTGCTTGTCTCGACCGCTCTTATTATCTGCCATCCTATAATATTGGATCTCTAATCGGATAGCTCTGTGGTCGTCCGAGGTGGGTTCTCGGGTGATGCCGTTACACTCGGCGAACGTTCGAACCCGACGGTACCGCTGGTTCTCCGGTCCGCCGAGTGCGACCAGTACAGTCAATCCGGTCGGTCCAGTGTTCCATAGAGTTCCTCGTTCTGGATGTGGGTACAGAACTGCGCACAGAGTCGACAGCAGTCAGCGGCGTCGGTGAACGTCCGGACACTCGCATCCCAGCGCGCGTTGACCGATCCAAGCATCGCACTCCGGACTGATGGTTCAGTCGCCACCATCAATCGTCGTGCCCGCTCCGGTGGTGTCGCATCGGCCGCTGGCCCCTGCATCCCGTCGGTCGCCAATACGTCCTCGAGGACACTCCCAATCTCGATGCCGACACCCAGGTTGTCACCAACCTGTGGGGCGATAAACACAGTCACGTTACTCGCCTGTGCGAATGCGATAC
This window encodes:
- a CDS encoding DUF7509 family protein, translated to MRERIIDNLTEPVGGSEALSAVRRERFLVYIMGPYRTFDVSALLPDDADIETAAPSFATWTEDSGEYAEDDVLRLLQETRDCLRERGFNAFLAIDVGIPLEEMDAATQSIAFAQASNVTVFIAPQVGDNLGVGIEIGSVLEDVLATDGMQGPAADATPPERARRLMVATEPSVRSAMLGSVNARWDASVRTFTDAADCCRLCAQFCTHIQNEELYGTLDRPD